The Amycolatopsis mongoliensis genome includes a window with the following:
- a CDS encoding macrolide family glycosyltransferase: MDVSGGHVAFFGFPGFGHIRPTLPVVRELLSRGHEVSYVVAERFAGVVAETGAKVLTYPSVFPESMPDVHTADDLAEVLAHYLDEAYAPLATAWPEFADRPVDLVVEDVLSTDVGGLVARRAGCGVVRLFAGFGGNDEVPLNGSETGLEGPPLDPAHPALAACGERITALLGKFGLDDPAALPAGGGEVVANLVFVPRAFQVRPECFGDDFVFVGPTGDDGEATGGWAAPGTDVPVVLVSLGTSSNSNPGFFTACGQAFAGTGWRVVMTTAGHVGDDVAAAMPDNVELHSWLDHRAVLPHTDVVVCQAGTGSLMDAFGHGVPVVAVPQRPEARVTAQQVERLGLGRALLDDVTGADVRDAVLAVAADAAVAAEVARMRAAIKASGGAKKAADVLERAVRAGDGEKA; this comes from the coding sequence GTGGACGTCTCCGGCGGGCATGTCGCCTTCTTCGGTTTTCCCGGCTTCGGTCACATCCGGCCGACACTGCCGGTCGTGCGCGAGCTCCTTTCGCGCGGGCACGAAGTGTCGTACGTCGTCGCCGAGCGCTTCGCCGGCGTGGTCGCGGAGACCGGCGCGAAGGTGCTGACCTACCCGTCGGTGTTCCCGGAGTCGATGCCGGACGTGCACACCGCCGACGACCTCGCCGAGGTCCTCGCGCACTACCTCGACGAGGCCTACGCCCCGCTCGCCACCGCGTGGCCGGAGTTCGCGGACCGCCCGGTGGACCTCGTGGTCGAGGACGTGCTGAGCACCGACGTCGGCGGGCTGGTCGCGCGCCGCGCCGGCTGCGGCGTCGTCCGCCTGTTCGCCGGGTTCGGCGGCAACGACGAGGTGCCCCTCAACGGCAGCGAGACCGGGCTCGAAGGCCCGCCGCTCGATCCCGCGCACCCCGCGCTGGCGGCGTGCGGCGAGCGCATCACGGCGCTGCTCGGGAAGTTCGGCCTCGACGACCCGGCGGCGCTGCCCGCCGGCGGCGGGGAGGTCGTGGCGAACCTCGTGTTCGTGCCCCGCGCCTTCCAGGTCCGCCCGGAGTGCTTCGGCGACGACTTCGTGTTCGTCGGCCCGACCGGCGACGACGGCGAAGCCACCGGCGGCTGGGCCGCGCCCGGCACGGACGTGCCCGTCGTGCTGGTGTCGCTGGGCACCTCCTCCAACAGCAACCCCGGGTTCTTCACCGCCTGCGGGCAGGCGTTCGCGGGCACCGGCTGGCGGGTCGTGATGACCACCGCCGGGCACGTCGGCGACGACGTCGCGGCGGCCATGCCGGACAACGTCGAGCTGCATTCCTGGCTCGACCACCGCGCGGTCCTCCCGCACACCGACGTCGTCGTCTGCCAGGCGGGGACGGGGTCCCTGATGGACGCGTTCGGCCACGGCGTCCCCGTGGTCGCCGTGCCGCAGCGCCCGGAGGCGCGGGTGACCGCGCAGCAGGTCGAGCGGCTGGGACTGGGCCGCGCGCTGCTCGACGACGTGACCGGGGCCGACGTGCGCGACGCCGTCCTGGCCGTCGCCGCCGACGCGGCCGTGGCGGCCGAGGTCGCGCGGATGCGGGCCGCCATCAAGGCGTCCGGGGGCGCGAAGAAGGCGGCGGACGTCCTCGAACGCGCCGTGCGGGCAGGCGACGGAGAAAAGGCATGA
- a CDS encoding type I polyketide synthase, which yields MSDDDKLRGYLKKVTADLYRTRERLRDAEDREHEPIAIVAMSCRFPGGVRSPEDLWDVVASGRDAISGFPVNRGWDLDALYDPDPERAGKCYTRQGGFLHDADQFDPEFFGISPREAQTIDPQQRLLLETAWEAFERGGIDPASLRGSSTGVFAGVMYNDYATRLTDLPASLEGYVGNGSAASIASGRVAYTFGLEGPAVTVDTACSSSLVALHWAAQALRRGDCSLALAGGVAVMSTPVTFIGFSRQRGLSPDGRCRSYADAADGTGWGEGAGFLLLERLSDARRHGHPVLAVVRGSAVNSDGASSGLTAPNGPSQQRVIRAALADAGLSAADVDVVEGHGTGTTLGDPIEAQALLATYGRERAGGAPLWLGSAKSNFGHTQAAAGVGGVIKMVMALRNELLPRTLHAEVPSSKVDWEAGEVRLLQEAVAWPAGERPRRAGVSSFGVSGTNAHTIIEQAPEPEPEPAEPGGPAGLVPAVLSAKSPEALREQAARLLSRVDGLRPVDVAYSLATTRAAFEHRAVVLAETAEELREGLTELASTGETTPGKTAYVFAGQGAQQPGMGRGLYAAFPVFAQAFDEVCAGFPGLRELIFDRADLDRTEVTQPALFAVEVALHRLLVSWGLTPDFVMGHSIGELAAAHVAGVFDLPDACRLVAARARLMQSVPAAGAMAALRATEDEVRPLLREGVAIAAVNGPEAVVVSGDVDAVEEIAARFAGSKRLRVSHAFHSSHMDPILDAFRAVAKTVTYSAPKIPVVSNVTGEPADVGSADYWVEHVRATVRFHDGMRWLAEHRVTRFVTPGPGGAAAAMAGDCVPDAVVVPVLRRDRDEVRTVTEAVGRLHIAGFSPDWEAVFAGRGARVVDLPTYAFHRERYWLDGQRAVEPAGALYRVEQVPATATSPAADWHELDPAEAVPPVVYFRCEAEGDLVESAHRLTREALRLLQTWLADDRYAKSKLVFVTRGLAGAAVRGLVRSAQAEHPGRFVLADAAELPAAFAVEEPEATYADGEVTVPRLVESTSDEPGVRLDGTVLVTGGAGSLGGALARHLVRAHGVRRLVLVSRRGPDAPAAPELQAELAAEGADVVLAACDVSDRDALAGLLGEVGPFTAVVHAAGVLDDGVVASLTPERLDAVLRPKLDAAWHLHELTEGLSAFVLFSSAAGVLGGAGQGNYAAGNTFLDALAAHRRANGLPAVSLAWGPWVPDGGMTGQLTDADVARVRQGGVRPLPARDALRLFDRAIAGTDAVVLPIDFAVDDLDTTKPLLSGLDGRAGERPAPSRLTGDPAAALDLVRAQVAAVLGHSAASVRADRPFADLGFDSLTAVELRNALGRETGLTLPSTLVFDHPTPRALAEHLLGAADLGPTEAMPASADEPIAIVAMSCRFPGGVRTPEQLWQLLDEGRDVISPFPGDRGWDLDTLYHPDPDHPGTCYTREGGFLDDAAGFDPEFFEVSPREAVAMDPQQRLLLETSWEAFERAGIDPSALRGSRTGVFAGTNGQDYSSLLRDSVDDVAGHLGTGNAASVLSGRVSYTFGLEGPAVTVDTACSSSLVALHLAAQSLRSGECSLALAGGVTVMSTPAGFVEFSRQRGLAEDGRCKAFGDTADGTGWSEGAGILLLERLSDARRHGRRVLAVLRGSAVNSDGASNGLTAPNGPSQQRVILAALADAGLTPSEVDAVEAHGTGTRLGDPIEAQALLATYGQDRERPLWLGAIKSNLGHTQAAAGVAGVLKMVLSLDRGVLPRTLHADVPSERVDWTAGNVRLLTEPVAWPVADRPRRAAVSAFGFSGTNAHAILEQAPAEPPAQSTVDFPAPLWPLSGHTEAALSAQAAALLPVAEHGVHGIGSALAARTAFGHRAVVLAPDRDTALRNLRLLAEGGEGPGVVRGRVSDEGRSAFLFTGQGAQRAGMGLALREEFPVFAEAFDAACALFDAELDVPLLDVIAEGGGQLDQTRYTQPALFAVEVALFRLLESWGLTPDFVLGHSIGELAAAHVAGVLTLDDACTLVAARGRLMQELPATGAMVAVRATEEEIRPLLTASAGIAAVNGPASVVVSGVEDDVLGIAAHFTRLGRETKRLRTSHAFHSPLMDPMLARFREVATGLSYRDPRIGVVSNLTGRLATAAELRSPEHWVRHVRDAVRFADGAGWLASRGVTRFVEVGPDAVLSAMVGDCVDADVFVTATQRRRRPDVETVLTAVAEAHAHGFSPDWARLVPAGERAELPTYAFQRRRFWPGTSSGRSGDVATAGLAASPHPFLGATADLAGSAGVLGTGRISLRTHPWLADHGIGGSVLFPGTAFVELAVDAGDRAGRTQLEELTLGAPLVLPATGGVRLQVLTGAPDESGACSLTIHSRAEDAAPDSPWTLHASGVLTPAVPARGDDLTEWPPPGAELLETGGLYDRLADSGFGYGPVFQGLRKAWRHGEDVFAEVELPENAAVADASAFGLHPALLDAVLHAAAFLPFAPAPNGRLPFSWRGVSLHAEGARGLRVRLTKTGAESLAIAIADSAGRPVATVDSLALREFSRISSRPGRMRCTGSPGPSTTATRRTRRGRSPARSTASPTSRTSSWSPSRRGRCGRRRTTRSPSCRPGSPTSGSPRRSSRC from the coding sequence ATGAGCGACGACGACAAGCTGCGCGGGTACCTGAAGAAGGTCACCGCGGACCTCTACCGGACGCGCGAGCGGCTGCGCGACGCGGAGGACCGGGAGCACGAGCCGATCGCGATCGTGGCGATGAGCTGCCGGTTCCCCGGCGGCGTCCGCTCCCCGGAGGACCTCTGGGACGTCGTGGCCTCGGGCCGCGACGCGATCTCGGGGTTCCCGGTCAACCGCGGCTGGGACCTCGACGCCCTCTACGACCCCGACCCGGAGCGCGCCGGGAAGTGCTACACCCGCCAGGGCGGGTTCCTGCACGACGCGGACCAGTTCGACCCGGAGTTCTTCGGCATCTCCCCGCGCGAGGCGCAGACGATCGACCCGCAGCAGCGGCTGCTGCTCGAAACGGCCTGGGAGGCTTTCGAACGCGGCGGGATCGACCCGGCGTCGCTGCGCGGCAGCAGCACCGGCGTGTTCGCCGGGGTCATGTACAACGACTACGCCACCCGCCTGACCGACCTGCCCGCGAGCCTCGAAGGCTATGTGGGCAACGGGAGCGCCGCCAGCATCGCCTCCGGCCGGGTGGCCTACACCTTCGGGCTCGAAGGCCCGGCGGTCACCGTCGACACGGCGTGTTCGTCGTCGCTGGTCGCGCTGCACTGGGCCGCGCAGGCGCTGCGGCGCGGTGACTGCTCGCTGGCGCTGGCCGGTGGGGTCGCGGTGATGTCGACGCCGGTGACGTTCATCGGGTTCAGCCGGCAACGCGGTCTTTCGCCGGACGGCCGGTGCCGCTCGTACGCCGACGCCGCCGACGGCACGGGCTGGGGCGAGGGCGCCGGTTTCCTGCTGCTGGAACGGCTTTCCGACGCGCGGCGCCACGGCCATCCGGTGCTCGCGGTGGTGCGCGGCTCGGCCGTCAACTCCGACGGCGCGAGCAGCGGGCTCACCGCGCCGAACGGGCCTTCGCAGCAGCGGGTCATCCGCGCCGCCCTGGCCGACGCCGGGCTGTCCGCCGCGGACGTCGACGTCGTCGAGGGGCACGGCACCGGGACCACGCTGGGCGACCCGATCGAGGCGCAGGCGCTGCTGGCCACGTACGGCCGCGAACGCGCGGGCGGCGCGCCGCTGTGGCTGGGCTCCGCGAAGTCGAACTTCGGCCACACGCAGGCCGCGGCCGGCGTCGGCGGCGTGATCAAGATGGTGATGGCGCTGCGCAACGAGCTGCTGCCGCGCACGCTGCACGCCGAGGTTCCATCGTCCAAAGTGGACTGGGAGGCCGGCGAGGTCCGGCTGCTGCAGGAGGCCGTCGCGTGGCCGGCGGGCGAGCGGCCGCGCCGGGCCGGGGTCTCGTCCTTCGGCGTGAGCGGCACCAACGCGCACACGATCATCGAGCAGGCACCCGAACCCGAACCCGAGCCCGCCGAGCCGGGTGGCCCGGCCGGGCTGGTCCCCGCGGTCCTGTCGGCGAAGAGCCCCGAGGCGTTGCGCGAGCAGGCCGCCCGGTTGCTGTCGCGAGTGGACGGACTCCGGCCGGTCGACGTCGCGTATTCGCTGGCCACCACCCGGGCCGCGTTCGAGCACCGGGCCGTCGTGCTGGCGGAGACCGCCGAGGAGCTGCGCGAAGGACTGACCGAGCTGGCGTCCACCGGCGAAACGACCCCGGGCAAGACGGCTTACGTCTTCGCGGGCCAGGGAGCGCAGCAGCCGGGCATGGGCCGCGGGCTCTACGCCGCGTTCCCCGTTTTCGCGCAGGCCTTCGACGAGGTCTGCGCGGGCTTCCCCGGACTGCGCGAGCTGATCTTCGACCGTGCCGACCTGGACCGCACCGAGGTGACCCAGCCCGCCCTGTTCGCCGTGGAGGTCGCGCTCCACCGGCTGCTCGTGTCCTGGGGCCTGACGCCGGACTTCGTCATGGGCCACTCGATCGGCGAGCTGGCCGCCGCGCACGTCGCCGGGGTCTTCGACCTCCCGGACGCGTGCCGCCTGGTCGCCGCGCGGGCGCGGCTCATGCAGTCGGTGCCGGCGGCCGGCGCGATGGCCGCCCTGCGCGCCACCGAGGACGAGGTCCGGCCGCTGCTTCGCGAGGGCGTCGCCATCGCGGCGGTCAACGGTCCCGAGGCCGTGGTCGTCTCCGGGGACGTCGACGCCGTCGAGGAGATCGCCGCGCGGTTCGCCGGGTCGAAGCGGCTGCGGGTCAGCCACGCGTTCCACTCGTCGCACATGGATCCGATCCTGGACGCGTTCCGCGCGGTCGCGAAGACCGTCACCTACTCGGCGCCGAAGATTCCCGTGGTCTCGAACGTGACCGGCGAACCGGCCGACGTCGGCTCCGCGGACTACTGGGTCGAGCACGTCCGCGCGACCGTCCGGTTCCACGACGGGATGCGCTGGCTCGCCGAGCACCGGGTGACCCGGTTCGTCACGCCCGGGCCCGGCGGTGCGGCCGCCGCGATGGCCGGGGACTGCGTTCCGGACGCGGTGGTGGTGCCGGTGCTGCGCCGGGACCGGGACGAGGTGCGCACGGTCACCGAAGCCGTCGGACGGCTGCACATCGCCGGGTTCAGCCCGGACTGGGAAGCCGTGTTCGCCGGGCGGGGCGCCCGGGTCGTGGACCTGCCGACCTACGCCTTCCATCGGGAACGCTACTGGCTGGACGGGCAGCGGGCGGTCGAGCCGGCCGGTGCGCTGTACCGCGTCGAGCAGGTCCCGGCCACCGCCACCAGCCCGGCCGCCGACTGGCACGAGCTGGACCCCGCCGAGGCCGTCCCGCCGGTGGTCTACTTCCGCTGCGAGGCCGAAGGAGACCTCGTCGAGTCCGCTCACCGCCTGACGCGGGAAGCCTTGCGCCTGCTGCAAACCTGGCTGGCCGACGACCGCTACGCGAAGTCCAAGCTGGTCTTCGTCACCCGGGGCCTCGCCGGGGCCGCGGTCCGGGGCCTGGTCCGCTCCGCGCAGGCCGAACACCCCGGCCGGTTCGTCCTGGCCGACGCCGCCGAACTGCCGGCCGCGTTCGCCGTCGAGGAGCCGGAAGCCACCTACGCCGACGGCGAAGTCACCGTGCCCCGGCTCGTCGAGTCCACTTCGGACGAGCCCGGCGTCCGGCTCGACGGGACGGTGCTCGTCACCGGCGGCGCCGGCTCGCTCGGCGGCGCACTGGCCCGGCACCTGGTCCGCGCGCACGGCGTGCGCCGGCTCGTCCTCGTGAGCCGGCGTGGACCGGATGCGCCGGCTGCGCCAGAACTTCAGGCCGAGCTGGCGGCGGAGGGCGCCGACGTCGTGCTGGCCGCCTGCGACGTCTCGGACCGGGACGCCCTGGCCGGACTGCTCGGCGAGGTCGGCCCGTTCACTGCGGTGGTGCACGCCGCCGGGGTGCTCGACGACGGCGTCGTCGCCTCGCTGACCCCCGAGCGGCTCGACGCCGTCCTGCGGCCGAAGCTCGACGCGGCCTGGCACCTGCACGAGCTCACCGAAGGCCTGTCCGCGTTCGTCCTCTTCTCGTCCGCTGCCGGGGTCCTCGGCGGCGCCGGGCAGGGGAACTACGCGGCGGGCAACACCTTCCTCGACGCGCTCGCCGCGCACCGGCGGGCGAACGGGCTGCCCGCGGTGTCACTGGCCTGGGGGCCCTGGGTGCCGGACGGCGGGATGACCGGGCAGCTGACCGACGCCGACGTCGCCCGCGTGCGCCAAGGCGGCGTCCGGCCGCTGCCCGCCCGCGACGCGCTGCGCCTGTTCGACCGCGCGATCGCCGGAACCGACGCCGTGGTGCTGCCGATCGACTTCGCCGTCGACGACCTGGACACGACGAAACCGCTGCTCAGCGGGCTCGACGGGCGCGCCGGGGAACGGCCCGCGCCCTCGCGGCTCACCGGCGACCCCGCCGCCGCCCTCGACCTGGTCCGGGCCCAGGTGGCCGCGGTGCTCGGCCACTCGGCGGCGTCCGTGCGCGCGGACCGGCCCTTCGCCGACCTCGGCTTCGACTCGCTGACCGCGGTCGAACTGCGCAACGCCCTCGGCCGGGAAACCGGCCTGACCCTGCCCTCGACCCTCGTCTTCGACCACCCGACCCCGCGCGCGCTCGCCGAGCACCTGCTCGGCGCGGCCGACCTCGGGCCCACCGAGGCCATGCCCGCGAGCGCCGACGAGCCGATCGCGATCGTGGCGATGAGCTGCCGGTTCCCCGGCGGCGTCCGCACGCCCGAGCAGCTGTGGCAACTCCTGGACGAAGGCCGCGACGTCATCTCGCCGTTCCCCGGCGACCGCGGCTGGGACCTCGACACGCTCTACCACCCGGATCCCGACCACCCCGGGACCTGCTACACGCGGGAAGGCGGCTTCCTCGACGACGCGGCCGGGTTCGACCCGGAGTTCTTCGAGGTTTCGCCGCGCGAAGCCGTCGCCATGGACCCGCAGCAGCGGCTGCTGCTGGAGACGTCCTGGGAGGCGTTCGAGCGCGCCGGGATCGACCCGTCGGCGCTGCGCGGCAGCCGCACCGGTGTCTTCGCCGGGACCAACGGCCAGGACTACTCGTCCCTGCTGCGGGATTCAGTGGACGACGTCGCCGGGCACCTCGGCACCGGCAACGCGGCGAGCGTGCTGTCGGGCCGGGTCTCCTACACCTTCGGGCTCGAAGGGCCGGCCGTCACCGTCGACACGGCGTGCTCGTCCTCGCTGGTCGCGCTGCACCTCGCGGCGCAGTCCCTGCGCTCGGGCGAGTGCTCGCTGGCGCTGGCCGGCGGGGTCACCGTGATGTCCACCCCGGCCGGGTTCGTGGAGTTCAGCCGGCAGCGAGGGCTGGCCGAGGACGGCCGCTGCAAGGCCTTCGGCGACACCGCCGACGGCACCGGCTGGTCGGAGGGCGCCGGAATCCTGCTGCTGGAACGGCTTTCCGACGCCCGGCGCCACGGCCGCCGGGTGCTGGCGGTGCTGCGCGGCTCGGCCGTCAACTCCGACGGGGCGAGCAACGGGCTCACCGCCCCGAACGGCCCTTCGCAGCAACGCGTCATCCTCGCCGCGCTCGCCGACGCCGGGCTCACCCCGTCCGAGGTGGACGCCGTCGAGGCGCACGGCACCGGCACCCGGCTCGGCGACCCGATCGAAGCGCAGGCGCTGCTCGCCACCTACGGGCAGGACCGCGAGCGTCCCTTGTGGCTCGGCGCGATCAAGTCGAACCTCGGCCACACCCAGGCCGCCGCCGGGGTCGCCGGCGTGCTCAAGATGGTCCTCTCCCTCGACCGCGGGGTGCTGCCGCGCACGCTGCACGCCGACGTCCCGTCGGAGCGGGTCGACTGGACCGCCGGGAACGTCCGGCTGCTGACCGAGCCGGTCGCCTGGCCCGTGGCCGATCGTCCGCGCCGGGCCGCGGTGTCCGCGTTCGGCTTCAGCGGCACCAACGCGCACGCCATCCTGGAGCAGGCTCCCGCCGAGCCTCCCGCACAGTCCACTGTGGACTTTCCGGCGCCGCTGTGGCCGCTGTCCGGCCACACCGAGGCGGCGCTGTCCGCGCAGGCCGCCGCGCTGCTGCCGGTGGCGGAGCACGGCGTCCACGGCATCGGTTCCGCACTGGCCGCCCGGACCGCGTTCGGCCACCGGGCCGTCGTCCTGGCGCCCGACCGGGACACCGCGCTGCGCAACCTGCGGCTGCTGGCCGAGGGCGGCGAAGGCCCCGGCGTCGTGCGCGGCCGCGTCTCCGACGAGGGCCGCTCGGCGTTCCTCTTCACCGGCCAGGGCGCCCAGCGCGCGGGCATGGGCCTCGCGCTGCGCGAGGAGTTCCCCGTGTTCGCCGAGGCCTTCGACGCGGCCTGCGCGCTCTTCGACGCCGAACTCGACGTCCCGCTGCTCGACGTCATCGCCGAAGGTGGCGGGCAGCTCGACCAAACCCGCTACACCCAGCCCGCGCTGTTCGCGGTCGAGGTCGCCCTGTTCCGCCTGCTGGAGTCGTGGGGCCTGACGCCGGACTTCGTCCTGGGCCACTCGATCGGCGAACTCGCGGCCGCTCACGTGGCCGGGGTGCTGACCCTGGACGACGCCTGCACGCTGGTCGCCGCGCGCGGGCGGCTCATGCAGGAGCTGCCCGCGACGGGCGCCATGGTGGCCGTGCGCGCGACCGAGGAGGAGATCCGCCCGCTGCTCACCGCGTCGGCCGGGATCGCCGCCGTCAACGGCCCCGCCTCGGTCGTGGTGTCCGGCGTCGAAGACGACGTCCTCGGCATCGCCGCGCACTTCACCCGGCTGGGCCGGGAAACCAAGCGGCTGCGCACCAGCCACGCGTTCCACTCCCCGCTGATGGACCCGATGCTCGCGCGGTTCCGCGAGGTGGCGACCGGACTGTCCTACCGGGACCCCCGGATCGGGGTGGTCTCGAACCTCACCGGCCGGCTCGCGACCGCCGCCGAACTGCGCTCGCCCGAGCACTGGGTCCGGCACGTGCGCGACGCGGTCCGCTTCGCCGACGGTGCCGGCTGGCTCGCGTCCCGGGGTGTCACCCGGTTCGTCGAGGTCGGCCCGGACGCCGTGCTGTCGGCGATGGTCGGGGACTGCGTCGACGCCGACGTGTTCGTGACCGCGACCCAACGACGCCGGCGGCCGGACGTCGAAACCGTGCTGACCGCCGTGGCGGAAGCCCACGCGCACGGCTTCTCCCCGGACTGGGCCAGGCTCGTCCCGGCAGGCGAACGGGCCGAGCTGCCGACCTACGCCTTCCAGCGCCGCCGGTTCTGGCCCGGCACGTCTTCGGGACGCTCCGGCGACGTCGCGACCGCCGGGCTGGCCGCCAGCCCCCACCCGTTCCTTGGCGCCACCGCGGACCTGGCCGGGTCTGCCGGAGTGCTCGGCACCGGACGGATTTCGCTGCGGACCCACCCCTGGCTCGCCGACCACGGCATCGGCGGATCGGTGCTCTTCCCGGGGACGGCGTTCGTCGAGCTCGCCGTCGACGCGGGCGACCGCGCCGGCCGCACGCAGCTCGAGGAGCTGACGCTCGGGGCGCCGCTGGTGCTGCCCGCGACCGGGGGCGTCCGGCTCCAGGTCCTGACCGGCGCCCCGGACGAGTCCGGGGCGTGCTCGCTGACCATCCACTCGCGCGCCGAGGACGCGGCCCCCGACAGCCCGTGGACGCTGCACGCGAGCGGCGTGCTGACCCCGGCGGTCCCGGCGCGCGGCGACGACCTCACCGAGTGGCCGCCCCCGGGCGCGGAGCTCCTCGAGACAGGCGGGCTCTACGACCGGCTCGCGGACAGCGGGTTCGGCTACGGGCCCGTCTTCCAGGGCCTGCGGAAGGCCTGGCGGCACGGCGAAGACGTCTTCGCGGAGGTCGAGCTCCCCGAGAACGCCGCTGTCGCGGACGCCTCGGCCTTCGGGCTGCACCCGGCGCTGCTCGACGCGGTCCTGCACGCGGCGGCGTTCCTGCCGTTCGCGCCCGCTCCGAACGGCAGGCTGCCGTTCTCCTGGCGCGGGGTGTCGCTGCACGCCGAGGGAGCGCGCGGGCTGCGGGTGCGGCTCACCAAGACCGGTGCCGAGTCCCTGGCGATCGCGATCGCCGACTCCGCCGGGCGGCCCGTGGCCACCGTGGACTCCTTGGCCCTGCGGGAGTTCTCCCGGATCAGCTCGCGGCCCGGCCGGATGCGCTGTACCGGCTCACCTGGCCCGTCCACGACGGCGACCAGGCGGACCCGTCGTGGACGGTCGCCGGCTCGCTCGACGGCCTCGCCGACGTCCCGGACGTCGTCGTGGTCCCCTTCGCGACGCGGCCGGTGCGGGAGGCGACGTACGACGCGCTCGCCCTCGTGCAGGCCTGGCTCGCCGACGAGCGGTTCGCCGCGGCGAAGCTCGCGCTGCTGA
- a CDS encoding ABC transporter ATP-binding protein — protein sequence MITARDLTKRYGDTTAVNGLSFDIKPGVVTGFLGPNGAGKSTTMRMILGLDAPSGGSVTVNGKAYRDLPAPMREVGALLDAKAVHGARTAYRHLQWVAQAGGIPRKRVDEVLDTVGLTDVAGKKVGNFSLGMYQRLGIATALLGDPPTLLFDEPVNGLDPEGIYWIRTLMQDLAAGGRTVFVSSHLMNEMEETAAHVIVIGRGELIADMPIADFTQRSARSHVHVVSPQAAELAEALERAGGKVTKLDDGSLNVVGLDAPEIGDLALERRLGLHELTPVRASLEAAFMDLTKDSVQYRSHNAAAPEEHKVLETVRALAAEGTE from the coding sequence TTGATCACAGCACGAGATCTGACGAAGCGATACGGGGACACGACGGCCGTCAACGGCCTGTCGTTCGACATCAAGCCTGGCGTCGTGACCGGTTTCCTGGGGCCCAACGGGGCCGGCAAGTCGACCACGATGCGGATGATCCTCGGCCTGGACGCCCCCAGCGGCGGCTCGGTCACGGTCAACGGCAAGGCCTACCGCGACCTGCCCGCGCCGATGCGGGAGGTCGGGGCGCTGCTCGACGCGAAGGCCGTCCACGGCGCGCGCACGGCGTACCGGCACCTGCAGTGGGTGGCGCAGGCCGGCGGCATCCCGCGCAAGCGGGTGGACGAGGTGCTCGACACCGTCGGCCTCACCGACGTCGCGGGCAAGAAGGTCGGCAACTTCTCCCTCGGCATGTACCAGCGGCTCGGCATCGCGACCGCCCTGCTGGGCGACCCGCCGACGCTGCTGTTCGACGAGCCGGTCAACGGCCTCGACCCCGAGGGCATCTACTGGATCAGGACCCTGATGCAGGACCTCGCCGCCGGGGGGCGGACGGTCTTCGTGTCCAGCCACCTGATGAACGAGATGGAAGAGACCGCCGCGCACGTCATCGTGATCGGCCGCGGCGAGCTCATCGCCGACATGCCGATCGCCGACTTCACCCAGCGCAGCGCGCGCAGCCACGTCCACGTGGTCTCGCCGCAGGCCGCCGAGCTCGCCGAAGCCCTCGAAAGGGCGGGCGGCAAGGTGACGAAGCTGGACGACGGTTCGCTCAACGTCGTCGGCCTGGACGCGCCGGAGATCGGCGACCTGGCGCTGGAGCGCCGGCTCGGGCTGCACGAGCTGACGCCGGTCCGCGCGAGCCTCGAGGCCGCGTTCATGGACCTCACCAAGGACAGCGTGCAGTACCGGTCGCACAACGCCGCGGCGCCGGAGGAGCACAAAGTACTCGAGACCGTGCGGGCACTCGCCGCGGAAGGGACGGAATGA